From Paenibacillus sp. PK3_47, the proteins below share one genomic window:
- a CDS encoding ribonuclease H family protein → MAKQKYYVVWEGKQPGVYSTWAECQAQTDHYTGAKYKSYESKAAADAAYKAGWKGNWGTGAAASGAGKAKASSYKGRSASVETSAEIDYDSISVDVGTRGNPGPVEYKGVDTQTGDIIFSCGPIKKGTNNLGEFLAIVHALALLKKEGSSKTVYSDSVNAMKWVKQKKVATTLPRDASTAEIWTLIDRAEQWLENNTYSNKVLKWQTKEWGEIKADYGRK, encoded by the coding sequence GTGGCTAAGCAAAAATATTATGTGGTATGGGAAGGCAAACAGCCGGGAGTTTACAGTACCTGGGCGGAGTGTCAGGCCCAGACTGACCACTACACAGGTGCAAAATATAAATCCTACGAATCCAAAGCGGCGGCAGATGCTGCATACAAGGCAGGCTGGAAAGGCAACTGGGGTACGGGAGCGGCCGCATCCGGTGCAGGCAAAGCCAAAGCGTCAAGCTACAAGGGACGAAGCGCCTCTGTAGAGACATCTGCAGAAATTGATTATGACAGTATTTCTGTCGATGTAGGTACACGGGGCAATCCCGGACCTGTCGAGTATAAGGGAGTAGATACGCAGACTGGCGATATTATCTTCTCTTGCGGGCCTATTAAGAAGGGGACGAATAATCTCGGGGAGTTTCTGGCCATTGTCCACGCGCTTGCACTGCTGAAGAAGGAAGGCAGCAGCAAGACAGTGTATAGCGATTCTGTCAATGCCATGAAATGGGTCAAACAGAAAAAGGTTGCTACAACCCTTCCGCGTGATGCTTCCACTGCGGAAATCTGGACCCTGATTGACCGTGCGGAGCAATGGCTGGAGAACAATACTTACAGCAACAAGGTACTGAAATGGCAGACCAAGGAATGGGGAGAGATCAAAGCGGATTACGGACGGAAGTAA
- a CDS encoding manganese catalase family protein, translating into MFKRMDEIMIEIPEVEKPDPNAAAAVQELLGGKFGEMSTLNNYLFQSFNFRSKEKLKPFYDLVMSITAEELGHVELVSHAVNKCLKGSTAYKEPDANPLESVKDARLSYHYLAGAQGAMPFDSMGNPWTGAYVFNSGNLVEDLLHNFFLECGARTHKMKVYEMTDHPAARAVVGFLLVRGGVHVVAYAKALEMATGVNVTKLVPIPSLSNKAFTEAHKYEEKGVHTKLYTWSDKDFNAIDQIWKGTHPEDGLPLEVIQGAPKGVPIPEAPEVKEEFAPGISAEEFKEIAKRLKMAGNIKD; encoded by the coding sequence ATGTTCAAACGCATGGATGAAATCATGATTGAGATTCCTGAAGTCGAGAAGCCGGACCCCAATGCTGCCGCAGCCGTACAGGAACTGCTTGGCGGTAAATTCGGGGAGATGTCAACGCTCAATAACTATCTCTTTCAATCCTTCAATTTCCGCTCCAAAGAAAAACTGAAGCCTTTCTATGATCTCGTAATGAGTATTACAGCCGAAGAGCTGGGGCATGTCGAACTGGTATCCCACGCAGTCAACAAATGTCTCAAAGGCTCAACAGCGTACAAGGAGCCTGACGCAAACCCGCTGGAATCAGTCAAAGATGCCCGTTTGTCCTACCATTACCTTGCCGGGGCGCAAGGTGCCATGCCGTTTGACTCCATGGGTAATCCATGGACCGGAGCTTATGTCTTCAACAGCGGGAATCTCGTTGAGGATCTGCTCCACAACTTCTTCCTGGAATGCGGTGCCAGAACGCACAAGATGAAAGTCTATGAAATGACGGATCATCCTGCTGCGCGGGCCGTTGTAGGCTTCCTGCTCGTCCGTGGCGGCGTCCATGTCGTTGCTTATGCCAAAGCGCTGGAAATGGCCACAGGCGTTAATGTAACCAAGCTGGTTCCGATCCCTTCCCTGAGCAATAAAGCCTTTACAGAAGCCCATAAATATGAGGAAAAAGGCGTGCATACAAAGCTCTATACCTGGAGCGATAAAGATTTCAACGCCATTGACCAGATCTGGAAAGGCACGCATCCGGAGGACGGACTGCCGCTCGAAGTCATTCAGGGTGCTCCCAAAGGCGTACCGATTCCTGAAGCGCCTGAGGTCAAAGAGGAGTTTGCGCCGGGAATTTCCGCAGAGGAATTCAAAGAAATCGCCAAACGCCTGAAAATGGCCGGAAATATCAAGGACTAA
- a CDS encoding AI-2E family transporter produces MQQSKYFRTSLAIIAFLTILYLGSKVIFLFRPLLAIINLLIVPMMLSGFMYYLLRPVVKFMEKKKIPRALAILLIYLVIAGLFVLFWILVWPTLREQIQNFIDNTPYLVQGLQNQFTQLQNDPSLSRFFQGDTNLTARISDYVNDAIAWVTNSFTNLIGVVSSIVVVIATLPIILYYMLKDGHKLSPILQGLIPKKFRKEGQEMFKEIDGALSSFIVTRVLLNVVLGIMLYIGFLIIGLPYALLLALISIPLNFIPYVGSLLASVPVVIVGFIESPSMAVWSVVIILVAQQIQDNVLSPIIYGKSLDVHPLTTVVIVLVGGDFFGLIGVLIALPVYMIVKIIFLRIYEIIVTEREDEVKVIKEEQL; encoded by the coding sequence GTGCAACAAAGCAAGTATTTTCGGACAAGCCTGGCCATTATCGCTTTCTTGACGATTCTGTATCTGGGCTCCAAAGTCATCTTTCTGTTCAGGCCGCTGCTGGCCATCATTAATCTGCTGATCGTGCCGATGATGCTGTCAGGCTTCATGTATTATCTCCTGCGGCCCGTTGTCAAATTTATGGAGAAGAAAAAGATTCCGCGTGCACTGGCTATATTGCTGATATACCTCGTCATTGCCGGATTATTCGTACTGTTCTGGATCCTGGTCTGGCCGACACTCCGGGAGCAGATCCAAAATTTTATCGACAACACCCCATACCTGGTCCAAGGGCTGCAGAACCAGTTCACACAGCTGCAGAATGATCCTTCCCTGTCACGTTTTTTCCAGGGGGATACTAATCTGACTGCACGGATTTCGGATTATGTGAACGACGCCATTGCCTGGGTCACCAACTCCTTTACCAATTTGATCGGGGTGGTATCCAGCATTGTAGTTGTCATCGCTACATTGCCGATTATTCTCTATTACATGCTTAAGGATGGACACAAGCTGTCCCCTATCCTGCAGGGCCTGATTCCCAAAAAGTTCCGCAAGGAAGGCCAGGAAATGTTCAAAGAAATCGACGGTGCGCTCAGCAGCTTTATCGTTACCCGTGTGCTCCTGAATGTGGTGCTGGGAATCATGCTGTACATCGGCTTTCTCATTATCGGACTGCCGTACGCGCTGCTGCTGGCCCTCATTTCCATACCGCTGAATTTCATTCCCTATGTAGGTTCCCTGCTGGCGTCTGTACCGGTGGTAATTGTAGGCTTTATCGAATCACCGTCTATGGCGGTCTGGTCTGTGGTCATTATTCTGGTGGCCCAGCAGATTCAGGATAATGTGCTCTCACCGATTATTTACGGGAAATCACTGGATGTGCATCCACTGACGACAGTGGTCATTGTCCTTGTCGGAGGCGATTTCTTCGGACTTATCGGTGTATTGATTGCTCTTCCTGTCTATATGATTGTCAAAATCATTTTCCTGCGGATCTATGAGATTATCGTCACCGAACGGGAGGATGAAGTTAAAGTCATTAAAGAGGAGCAGCTCTAG
- the pfkB gene encoding 1-phosphofructokinase, with the protein MIYTVTLNPSIDYIVEVEDFRLGGLNRMNRDLKLPGGKGINVSRVLNQLEIGNIATGFLGGFTGRYIKDWLAEEGISSDFVTVNGDTRINIKLKSGEETEINGAGPEISDTEAIALIHKLEALQKGDIVVLSGSIPPSLGKNFYDRLIAVCKQREAEFVIDTTGKPLQQALVHGPLLVKPNHHELAELFGVTINTREEIITYGRKLLEAGARHVLVSMAGDGALFITEQAVYYANAPSGQVKNSVGAGDSMIAGFVGTLSATGDVQEAFRAGVASGSATAFSDDLAARPFIEQLRSVIQVTQL; encoded by the coding sequence ATGATCTACACAGTAACACTTAATCCTTCCATTGACTATATCGTGGAAGTTGAGGACTTTAGACTGGGCGGCCTGAACCGGATGAACCGTGATTTAAAGCTTCCCGGCGGCAAGGGTATCAATGTATCACGTGTGCTTAACCAGCTGGAAATCGGGAATATTGCTACCGGCTTTCTAGGCGGTTTTACCGGACGTTACATTAAGGACTGGCTGGCCGAAGAAGGAATCTCCAGTGATTTCGTAACTGTAAACGGCGATACCCGAATCAATATTAAGCTCAAGTCCGGTGAAGAGACGGAAATTAACGGAGCCGGTCCGGAAATTTCGGACACTGAAGCAATCGCACTTATTCACAAGCTGGAAGCTCTGCAGAAGGGTGATATTGTCGTCTTGTCCGGCAGTATTCCGCCGTCACTCGGCAAAAACTTCTATGACAGGCTGATTGCTGTATGCAAGCAGCGGGAGGCAGAATTCGTCATTGATACGACAGGCAAGCCTCTGCAGCAGGCTCTGGTTCATGGGCCGCTGCTGGTGAAGCCTAATCACCATGAGCTGGCGGAATTGTTCGGAGTCACGATTAATACCCGTGAAGAGATTATTACTTACGGACGCAAGCTGCTGGAGGCGGGAGCCAGACATGTACTGGTTTCTATGGCCGGAGATGGCGCGCTGTTCATTACGGAGCAAGCTGTATATTACGCGAACGCTCCGTCAGGCCAAGTAAAGAACTCTGTAGGCGCAGGCGATTCCATGATCGCAGGTTTTGTAGGCACATTGTCAGCCACCGGAGATGTACAGGAAGCTTTCCGCGCCGGGGTGGCTTCTGGAAGTGCTACAGCCTTCTCGGATGATTTGGCGGCAAGGCCATTCATTGAGCAGCTCCGCTCCGTCATTCAGGTAACACAACTATAG
- a CDS encoding general stress protein, giving the protein MTTMIVGIFGHRSDASLAIEALKENGIHKKNISAVTKQKNTLEILSEDTGIGNTEAGAGNGGLFGTARGLGVGLDMVADSAVAAGPAARKLAGADIEGDGLVVSLISSGIPEEDAQKYAGHAAKEHIIVLVTLEEEEDPDRVNTIFEQHHAIPLES; this is encoded by the coding sequence ATGACTACGATGATAGTAGGTATTTTTGGGCACCGGAGCGACGCCTCGCTTGCCATAGAGGCCCTGAAGGAGAACGGAATCCATAAAAAGAATATTTCCGCTGTAACGAAGCAGAAAAATACACTGGAAATCCTCAGTGAAGATACAGGCATTGGAAATACAGAAGCCGGAGCCGGTAATGGAGGCTTGTTCGGCACAGCAAGAGGCCTTGGCGTAGGACTGGATATGGTGGCTGACAGCGCTGTGGCGGCAGGGCCGGCAGCGCGCAAGCTGGCAGGAGCTGACATTGAGGGGGACGGGCTGGTAGTCAGTCTGATCAGCAGCGGAATTCCGGAAGAGGATGCACAGAAGTATGCCGGGCATGCCGCTAAAGAGCATATTATCGTCCTTGTAACTTTGGAAGAAGAAGAGGACCCGGACAGAGTAAATACCATATTTGAGCAGCATCATGCGATCCCTCTGGAATCGTAA
- the ung gene encoding uracil-DNA glycosylase — MFGNDWDEVLQEETQKPYFNELRYALAHEYKQFTVYPPKDLLFSALKLTPYNSTRVVILGQDPYHGAGQAHGLSFSVKPGVRIPPSLRNIYTELHDDLGLTPPNHGYLLHWAQEGVLMLNAVLTVREGQPNSHKGLGWETFTDAIMEKLNERTEPMVFILWGSHAQQKGAFIDRARHLVIESPHPSPFSAHRGFLGSRPFSRANQYLESHGLEQIDWSIPGI, encoded by the coding sequence ATGTTCGGCAACGATTGGGACGAGGTGCTGCAGGAGGAGACGCAGAAGCCCTATTTCAACGAGCTGCGCTATGCACTGGCGCATGAATATAAGCAATTTACAGTGTACCCGCCCAAAGATCTGCTGTTCTCGGCACTTAAGCTGACGCCATATAACAGCACGCGGGTGGTCATTCTGGGACAGGATCCTTATCACGGCGCGGGACAAGCCCATGGACTCAGCTTCTCGGTGAAGCCCGGGGTGCGGATTCCGCCTTCACTCCGCAATATTTATACAGAGCTGCATGATGATCTCGGATTAACGCCGCCTAATCATGGTTATCTTCTGCATTGGGCCCAGGAGGGTGTACTGATGCTGAATGCAGTGTTGACTGTCCGTGAAGGCCAGCCTAACTCACACAAGGGACTGGGCTGGGAGACATTTACGGATGCGATTATGGAGAAGCTGAATGAGCGGACTGAACCGATGGTGTTTATTTTGTGGGGCAGTCATGCGCAGCAAAAAGGGGCTTTTATTGACAGAGCCAGGCATTTGGTCATTGAGTCGCCTCATCCGAGCCCGTTCTCTGCTCACCGCGGCTTTCTTGGCAGCCGTCCGTTTTCCAGAGCGAACCAGTATCTGGAGTCGCACGGTCTTGAACAAATAGATTGGTCCATACCTGGTATTTAA
- a CDS encoding TIGR00266 family protein, translating to MSAHEIDYRIMGEEIQCVEVQLDPGESVIAEAGSFMMMDPEITMETIFGDGSGDSRGGGGLMGKLMGAGKRLLTGESLFMTVFTHSGRYDRKSVTFAAPYPGKIIPLDLQQYYGKIICQKDSFLCAAKGVSVGIEFQRRLGAGFFGGEGFIMQKLEGDGLAFVHSGGYVMERTLQQGETVRLDTGCLVAMTSSVDYNIEMVKGVKTALFGGEGLFFATLRGPGKIWVQSLPFSRMADRILSAARGSGRKEEGSILGGLGNLLDGK from the coding sequence ATGAGCGCTCACGAAATCGATTACCGGATTATGGGGGAAGAAATACAGTGTGTGGAGGTCCAGCTGGATCCCGGAGAAAGTGTAATTGCCGAAGCCGGGAGCTTTATGATGATGGACCCGGAGATCACGATGGAGACGATCTTTGGCGACGGGAGCGGAGATTCAAGAGGCGGCGGCGGACTGATGGGCAAGCTGATGGGCGCAGGCAAACGCCTGCTGACCGGTGAGAGTCTGTTCATGACGGTTTTCACCCACAGCGGCAGATATGACCGGAAGAGCGTGACCTTTGCAGCACCTTATCCGGGCAAAATTATTCCGCTTGACCTGCAGCAGTATTACGGCAAAATTATCTGTCAGAAGGATTCCTTCCTCTGCGCAGCCAAGGGCGTATCCGTGGGAATTGAGTTCCAGCGCCGGCTGGGCGCAGGCTTCTTCGGCGGTGAAGGTTTTATTATGCAGAAGCTGGAGGGGGACGGACTCGCCTTTGTTCACTCCGGGGGGTATGTCATGGAGCGGACCCTGCAGCAGGGAGAAACCGTCAGGCTGGATACCGGCTGTCTGGTGGCCATGACCTCTTCGGTAGATTACAACATTGAGATGGTAAAAGGCGTAAAGACCGCTTTGTTCGGCGGTGAGGGCCTCTTCTTCGCCACACTGCGCGGGCCGGGTAAAATCTGGGTGCAGTCGCTTCCGTTCAGCCGGATGGCTGACCGCATTTTGTCCGCAGCCAGAGGCTCCGGACGCAAGGAAGAGGGCAGCATCCTTGGCGGCCTCGGCAACTTGCTGGACGGGAAGTAA
- a CDS encoding Crp/Fnr family transcriptional regulator — MILHKGEALFRQGDSCDYLYKVKSGLFKVTRLHENGNMVLFNLLYPGETVPHHSLISPKEAHGTAVAMMRSEVEVLPAAEWYRELRENPDKVMEIALLLQEKVRFMQTRIDHLTVGTPGERMDLLTRWLNEYSYGAQLTDLLTQEEIGQLIGVRRETVNRLLRNQ; from the coding sequence ATGATTCTGCACAAAGGGGAGGCCTTGTTCCGCCAGGGAGACAGCTGCGATTATTTATATAAGGTGAAAAGCGGGCTGTTTAAGGTAACAAGGCTGCATGAGAACGGGAACATGGTATTATTTAACCTTTTGTATCCCGGAGAGACGGTTCCCCATCATTCACTCATTTCGCCAAAGGAGGCGCATGGAACAGCAGTGGCCATGATGAGAAGCGAGGTAGAGGTGCTTCCGGCTGCAGAATGGTACCGCGAGCTGCGTGAAAATCCGGATAAAGTGATGGAGATCGCGCTCTTGCTTCAGGAAAAGGTACGGTTTATGCAGACGCGGATCGATCACCTCACGGTAGGCACACCGGGCGAGCGGATGGATCTGCTGACCCGCTGGCTTAATGAATACTCCTATGGCGCACAGCTGACAGATCTGCTGACACAGGAAGAAATCGGGCAATTAATCGGTGTCCGGCGCGAGACGGTTAACCGGCTGCTGCGGAATCAATGA
- a CDS encoding DeoR/GlpR family DNA-binding transcription regulator, with protein sequence MLFEEERKRSIVQYVEKHTRGSVQELSRQLGVSESTVRRDLKELEEARLLKRTHGGAVSLQSVSFEAAVSDKEEHFSEEKLRIAREAVRLIDEGDAILLDGGTTTLQIARELKQFSNLKIITNSIMALNELKDCRNLEVSITGGMLRPDTMAFVGPMTERSLEMVRVDKAFLGTNGLDLYEGITTPNMLEAATKRKMISVAKQAILVADHSKIGQVSFAKVADLQEIDHYILDTDTPERFIQELQRMDIDHTLA encoded by the coding sequence GTGCTGTTTGAAGAAGAGCGAAAGCGGAGCATCGTGCAGTATGTTGAGAAGCATACCCGCGGATCGGTTCAGGAGCTCAGCAGGCAGCTGGGTGTATCGGAATCTACAGTGCGGCGGGATCTCAAGGAGCTGGAGGAAGCGCGGCTGCTGAAGCGTACCCATGGCGGTGCAGTGTCCCTGCAAAGTGTAAGCTTTGAGGCCGCTGTATCGGATAAGGAAGAGCATTTCTCGGAAGAGAAGCTGCGGATTGCCCGCGAAGCGGTCCGGTTGATCGATGAAGGAGATGCGATTCTGCTTGACGGAGGCACAACCACTCTGCAGATTGCCAGAGAGCTTAAGCAGTTTTCCAATCTGAAGATCATCACCAATTCGATTATGGCCCTGAATGAGCTGAAGGACTGCCGCAATTTGGAAGTGTCCATCACAGGCGGGATGCTGCGGCCGGATACGATGGCCTTTGTCGGTCCGATGACAGAGCGTTCTTTGGAGATGGTCCGGGTGGACAAGGCTTTTCTGGGAACCAACGGGCTGGATCTTTACGAAGGCATAACAACGCCTAACATGCTGGAAGCCGCAACCAAGCGCAAAATGATATCCGTCGCCAAGCAGGCCATCCTCGTGGCAGACCACAGCAAAATCGGCCAGGTATCCTTTGCCAAAGTAGCTGATCTGCAGGAGATTGATCATTATATACTCGATACGGATACGCCGGAGAGATTCATTCAGGAGCTTCAGCGTATGGATATAGACCACACCTTGGCCTAA
- a CDS encoding fructose-specific PTS transporter subunit EIIC yields MRITDLMIKETMIMDLQATTKEAAIDELIASLAASGRITDKKLFKEKILAREEQSSTGIGGGIAMPHAKTTAVKEATVVFAKSRTGVDFASLDDEPAKLFFMIAAPDGAGNMHLRTLAALSRLLIESEFIEKLMNAATPDEVSALFDSKQAEEEAKAKEKEERKAAAAAKAEPERVIVGNPDSQSFVVAVTACPTGIAHTFMAEDALKKKALEMGVNIRVETNGSEGAQNVLTADEIRRASGVIIAADKNVEMARFAGKPVLQRPVSDGIRKTEELITKAMNGDAPIYRSEGKSSGDAPAEKSGSIGSKIYKDLMSGISHMLPFVVGGGILLAISFLIEQVAGEDHPLFQLLQTIGGGTGAFHFLIPILAGFIALSIGDRPALMPGMVGGFMALNSNAGFLGGLAAGFLAGYVIVLLRKVFAGLPRTLDGLKPILLYPVFGLLITGSIMYYLFDPVFSSINLGLIDGLNNLGTGNKVLLGLVLGGMMAIDMGGPFNKAAYTFAIGVFTSSGNTNGLMMAAVMAGGMVPPLAIALATTFFKNKFSETDRKSGVTNYVLGLSFITEGAIPFAAADPLRVLTSCIIGSAVAGGLTQLWNINVPAPHGGIFVAALSSNALLFLLAVLIGAVISGLTLGLWKKPLKTQ; encoded by the coding sequence ATGAGAATTACAGATCTTATGATAAAAGAAACAATGATTATGGATCTGCAGGCTACGACCAAGGAAGCGGCGATTGATGAACTGATCGCGAGTCTGGCGGCAAGCGGCAGAATTACAGACAAGAAGCTGTTCAAAGAAAAGATTCTGGCCCGTGAAGAACAGTCCAGCACAGGCATCGGCGGCGGGATTGCCATGCCGCATGCCAAGACCACTGCGGTTAAGGAAGCCACAGTTGTATTTGCCAAGAGCAGAACCGGGGTCGATTTTGCCTCACTCGATGATGAGCCGGCCAAATTATTCTTTATGATTGCCGCCCCGGACGGCGCGGGCAATATGCATCTGCGCACGTTGGCCGCTTTGTCAAGATTGCTCATTGAAAGCGAGTTCATTGAGAAGCTGATGAATGCCGCTACGCCTGATGAAGTTAGTGCGTTATTTGACAGCAAGCAGGCGGAAGAGGAAGCCAAGGCGAAGGAGAAAGAGGAGCGGAAAGCGGCTGCAGCTGCCAAAGCCGAGCCTGAACGCGTGATCGTCGGCAATCCGGATTCACAAAGCTTTGTCGTTGCTGTTACAGCCTGTCCTACAGGGATCGCGCATACCTTTATGGCAGAAGATGCCCTTAAGAAAAAGGCGCTGGAAATGGGAGTTAATATCCGCGTAGAGACGAACGGCTCTGAAGGTGCACAGAATGTGCTGACCGCAGATGAAATCCGCCGTGCCAGCGGTGTTATCATCGCTGCTGATAAAAACGTGGAAATGGCCCGTTTCGCCGGCAAACCGGTACTGCAAAGACCGGTCAGCGACGGCATCCGCAAGACTGAAGAACTGATTACGAAGGCAATGAACGGAGATGCTCCGATTTACCGCAGTGAAGGCAAGAGCAGCGGCGATGCTCCTGCAGAGAAATCCGGAAGCATCGGCAGCAAGATCTACAAGGATCTGATGAGCGGTATTTCCCACATGCTGCCGTTTGTTGTCGGCGGAGGGATTCTGCTGGCGATCTCCTTCCTGATTGAGCAGGTAGCGGGTGAAGATCATCCGCTGTTCCAGCTGCTGCAGACGATCGGCGGCGGTACCGGTGCATTCCATTTCCTGATTCCGATTCTGGCCGGTTTTATTGCACTCAGTATTGGTGACCGCCCTGCCCTGATGCCGGGTATGGTCGGCGGCTTTATGGCCCTGAATTCCAATGCAGGTTTCCTTGGCGGGCTTGCTGCAGGTTTCCTGGCCGGTTATGTTATTGTTCTCCTGCGCAAAGTCTTCGCAGGCCTGCCGCGCACGCTTGACGGCTTGAAGCCGATCCTGCTGTATCCTGTGTTCGGCCTTCTGATTACCGGTTCCATTATGTACTACCTGTTCGATCCGGTGTTCAGCTCGATTAACCTGGGGCTGATTGACGGGCTGAATAACCTTGGTACAGGAAATAAGGTTCTGCTTGGACTGGTTCTCGGCGGAATGATGGCCATCGATATGGGCGGGCCTTTCAACAAAGCAGCATATACCTTTGCTATCGGAGTATTCACCTCCAGCGGCAACACCAACGGTCTCATGATGGCAGCCGTTATGGCCGGAGGTATGGTGCCTCCGCTCGCGATTGCGCTTGCCACAACGTTCTTCAAGAATAAATTCTCGGAGACCGACCGCAAATCCGGGGTTACGAACTATGTTCTGGGATTGTCCTTTATTACAGAAGGCGCTATTCCTTTCGCTGCCGCTGATCCGCTGCGTGTCCTGACCTCCTGCATTATCGGCTCTGCCGTTGCCGGCGGCCTGACCCAGCTGTGGAACATTAACGTTCCTGCGCCTCACGGCGGGATATTTGTAGCCGCTTTGTCCAGCAATGCCCTGCTGTTCCTGCTGGCTGTCCTGATCGGTGCAGTCATCTCCGGACTGACACTCGGATTGTGGAAAAAGCCGCTGAAGACACAATAA
- a CDS encoding PT domain-containing protein, which produces MQKRPFCFNILRLSFALLLLAGCGMENGEKGDTTHSTDSITQLTAQSTAQSTVHPTAHPTAQSTAHFTAQPIAHPTAQSTADLTAQPITDSTAQLTTQPSPSSAETAVGMPLEMPEDFAFSVRFGVKGKNEVNTFEHTVTKDLVSNGTATANLTLTQDELTEIYARMRDINVLGDLQLEIGEKDVNKHRSKRSTGSSGPRGNSTSWSGRNRIARLLAMR; this is translated from the coding sequence ATGCAAAAACGGCCGTTCTGTTTTAACATACTGCGGTTATCGTTCGCTTTGCTACTCCTGGCCGGATGCGGAATGGAGAATGGAGAGAAGGGGGACACCACTCATTCTACCGACTCCATCACCCAGCTCACTGCCCAGTCCACCGCCCAGTCCACCGTTCACCCCACCGCTCACCCCACCGCCCAGTCCACCGCTCACTTCACCGCCCAGCCCATCGCTCACCCCACCGCCCAGTCCACCGCCGACCTCACCGCCCAGCCCATCACCGACTCCACCGCTCAGCTCACCACCCAACCTTCCCCTTCCTCCGCCGAAACGGCTGTGGGGATGCCCTTAGAGATGCCGGAGGATTTTGCATTCTCTGTACGCTTTGGAGTTAAGGGCAAAAACGAGGTCAACACTTTCGAGCATACGGTTACCAAGGATTTGGTGAGCAACGGCACGGCAACCGCTAATCTCACCCTGACCCAAGACGAGCTGACGGAGATCTATGCACGTATGCGGGATATTAATGTATTAGGCGACCTGCAGCTGGAGATTGGTGAAAAAGATGTGAACAAACACCGTTCGAAGAGGAGCACTGGGTCATCCGGTCCGCGGGGGAACAGCACCAGCTGGAGTGGTCGGAACAGAATTGCGAGATTACTGGCGATGCGCTGA
- a CDS encoding YitT family protein, translated as MRKEDGSMNMLLRLIVILSGTLLLAFTYYHINYQNHLTEGGFVGLSLLGKYVLGISPSLTILILDIPVLLIAMIFKGRAFVVNTFISVAAFTLFYGLMEQYSGWVIDLQDNLPVAALLSGVLTGLGAGMVLRGGGASGGDDILSLLISEWKGIKVGTVFILMDVIVLGLSLFYMPLKETLYTVMAVVIAGYVITLTTSLGRSKLSKAPKIQPALSKPQDGTVM; from the coding sequence ATGAGGAAAGAAGATGGCAGCATGAATATGCTGCTCAGACTCATTGTTATTTTGTCCGGAACTTTGCTGCTAGCATTTACTTATTATCACATCAATTATCAGAACCATTTGACCGAGGGCGGGTTTGTCGGCCTGTCACTGCTCGGTAAATACGTATTAGGAATTTCACCATCACTTACAATTCTAATCTTAGACATTCCAGTACTCTTAATCGCCATGATATTCAAAGGAAGAGCGTTCGTAGTGAACACCTTCATCTCTGTAGCGGCCTTTACGCTGTTCTACGGACTGATGGAGCAGTATTCCGGATGGGTCATCGACTTACAGGATAACTTGCCGGTTGCGGCATTGTTGTCCGGTGTACTGACAGGTCTAGGAGCGGGAATGGTCCTGCGCGGCGGCGGGGCGAGCGGCGGTGACGACATTTTGTCGCTGCTGATCAGTGAATGGAAAGGAATCAAGGTGGGTACGGTCTTCATCCTGATGGATGTTATCGTGCTTGGGCTTTCGCTCTTCTACATGCCTCTCAAAGAGACGCTGTATACGGTAATGGCTGTAGTCATAGCCGGCTATGTGATTACCTTAACAACCTCTTTGGGCAGATCTAAGCTGAGCAAAGCGCCGAAGATTCAGCCTGCACTAAGCAAGCCGCAGGATGGTACAGTAATGTGA